The following are encoded in a window of Chlorocebus sabaeus isolate Y175 chromosome 10, mChlSab1.0.hap1, whole genome shotgun sequence genomic DNA:
- the LRRFIP1 gene encoding leucine-rich repeat flightless-interacting protein 1 isoform X22, which yields MTSPAAAQSREIDCLSPEAQRLAEARLAAKRAARAEAREIRMKELERQQKEVEDRPEKDFTEKGSRNMPGLSAATLASLGGTSSRRGSGDTSISIDTEASIREIKELNELKDQIQDVEGKYMQGLKEMKDSLAEVEEKYKKAMVSNAQLDNEKTNFMYQVDTLKDMLLELEEQLAESRRQYEEKNKEFEREKHAHSILQFQFAEVKEALKQREEMLEKHGIILNSEIATNGETSDTLNNVGYQGPTKMTKEELNALKSTGDGTLGRASEVEVKNEIVANVGKREILHNTEKEQHTEDTVKDCVDIEVFPAGENTEDQKSSEDTAPFLGTLAGATYEEQVQSQSLESTSLPENTAQAESDEVMGAPDDRTRTPLEPSSCWNDLDGGNHTGNVGEAAATQVGEQAGTVASCPLGRSDDTVYHDDKCTVEVPQELETSTGHSLEKEFTNQEAAEPKEVPVQSTEVGRDHNEEEGEETVLRDENPIKTEVPGSPAGTESNGQEVTGPSTVDTQSESLDMKEPEEEKNDQQGEALESSQKKTKNKKKKNKKKKSPVPVETLKDVKKELTYQNTDLSEIKEEEQVKSTDRESAVEAQNEAPENPKQKIAAESSENADCPKNPKIKLAGKLDQEGDDVKTAAEVVLADGATLDFEDDTVQSLGPRAGGEELDDGVAKDKAKTDGATQSSPAEPESEDADSCALPENESPSQDISDACEAESTERCGMSEHPSQTVRKALDSNSLENDDLSALGGEPGDFNPESREDTRGGNERGKSKEDCTMS from the exons GTAGAAGACAGACCAGAAAAAGATTTTACTGAGAAG GGGTCTCGTAACATGCCAGGCCTGtctgcagccacactggcctctctGGGTGGGACTTCCTCTCGGAGAGGCAGCGGAGACACCTCCATCTCCATCGACACCGAGGCGTCCATCAGGGAAATCAAG GAACTCAACGAGTTAAAGGACCAGATTCAGGATGTAGAAGGCAAATACATGCAGGGGTTGAAAGAGATGAAG GACTCTCTAGCAGAAGTTGAAGAGAAATATAAGAAGGCTATGGTTTCCAATGCTCAGCTagacaatgaaaagacaaacttCATGTACCAGGTTGATACCCTAAAAGATATGTTGCTGGAGCTTGAAGAACAGCTGGCTGAATCTAGGCGGCAGTacgaagagaaaaacaaa GAATTTGAAAGGGAAAAACACGCCCACAGTATACTGCAATTTCAGTTTGCAGAAGTCAAGGAGGCCCTGAAGCAAAGAGAGGAAATGCTCGAG AAACACGGAATAATCCTAAATTCAGAAATAGCTACCAATGGAGAGACTTCCGACACTCTCAATAATGTTGGATACCAAGGTCCTACCAAGATGACGAAAGAAGAGTTAAATGCCCTCAAGTCGACAGGGGATGGGACCCTAG GAAGAGCCAGTGAAGtggaggtgaaaaatgaaatcgtGGcgaatgtggggaaaagagaaatcTTGCACAATACTGAGAAAGAACAACACACAGAGGACACAGTGAAAGATTGTGTGGACATAGAGGTATTCCCTGCTGGTGAGAATACCGAGGACCAGAAATCCTCTGAAGACACTGCCCCATTCCTAGGAACCTTAGCAGGTGCTACATATGAGGAACAGGTTCAAAGCCAAAGTCTAGAGAGCACTTCTCTCCCTGAAAACACAGCACAGGCTGAGTCAGATGAGGTCATGGGTGCACCAGATGACAGGACCAGAACTCCCCTTGAGCCATCCAGCTGTTGGAATGACTTAGATGGCGGGAACCACACAGGGAATGTGGGAGAGGCAGCGGCGACTCAGGTTGGAGAGcaggcaggcacagtggcctcATGTCCTTTAGGGCGTAGTGATGACACAGTTTATCATGATGACAAATGTACAGTAGAGGTCccccaagagttagagaccagcacAGGGCATAGTTTAGagaaagaattcaccaaccaGGAAGCAGCTGAGCCCAAGGAGGTTCCAGTGCAGAGTACAGAAGTAGGTAGGGATCACAACGAAGAAGAGGGTGAAGAAACAGTATTAAGGGATGAGAACCCAATCAAGACAGAAGTTCCTGGTTCTCCAGCAGGAACTGAGAGCAATGGTCAGGAAGTGACAGGTCCAAGTACAGTAGACACTCAAAGTGAATCCTTAGATATGAAAGAGcctgaggaagaaaagaatgacCAACAGGGAGAGGCACTGGAGTCATCGCAGAAGAagacaaagaacaagaaaaagaaaaacaagaagaaaaaatccCCAGTACCTGTAGAAACCCTTAAAGATGTTAAAAAAGAGTTAACTTATCAGAACACAGATTTAAGTGAAATTAAGGAAGAAGAGCAGGTAAAGTCTACTGACAGAGAGTCCGCAGTGGAAGCCCAAAACGAGGCGCCTGAAAATCCAAAACAGAAAATTGCGGCAGAAAGCAGTGAAAATGCTGATTGTCCGAAGAATCCTAAAATTAAGTTGGCTGGAAAACTTGACCAAGAAGGCGATGATGTAAAAACAGCAGCTGAGGTGGTACTAGCTGATGGAGCCACATTAGATTTTGAGGATGACACAGTTCAATCATTAGGCCCGAGGGCTGGTGGTGAAGAATTAGATGACGGTGTTGCAAAAGATAAAGCTAAAACAGATGGCGCCACTCAAAGCAGTCCCGCAGAACCAGAGAGCGAAGACGCAGATAGCTGCGCCCTGCCCGAAAATGAAAGTCCCTCACAGGACATTAGCGATGCCTGTgaagcagaaagtacagagaggtGTGGGATGTCAGAACATCCAAGTCAGACTGTCAGGAAAGCTTTAGACAGCAATAGCCTAGAAAATGATGACTTGTCGGCACTGGGAGGAGAGCCGGGGGACTTCAATCCAGAAAGCAGAGAAGATACCAGAGGAGGGAATGAGAGGGGCAAAAGCAAAGAAGACTGTACCATGTCCTAA